One window from the genome of Saccopteryx leptura isolate mSacLep1 chromosome 8, mSacLep1_pri_phased_curated, whole genome shotgun sequence encodes:
- the LOC136379570 gene encoding syncytin-1-like has product MPPTVGKDKSYPRECETIYDQMHSTCYQELQECIKGNLTVYTAILIRNREGKAPDIGTNHYMQASCRGTAGKPVCWTRELPLHISDGGGPQDAVREFRVQKKLEQILENMFPRIDYHPLTLPKGREVDLDTQTSEILLATYKALNLTNPILAADCWLCMTLGTSIPIAIPSAVNESALALVLGNRNCSGNIPFRVQPLEFFNVSCVISYPQNNSLDIDFGLADFANCSRYINSSSPLCADTGKVWLCGGNLAFSYLPVNWTGVCVLATLMPDIDIIPGDEPVPVPTLDYISGRLKRAVTLIPLLVGLGVTGAIASGMAGLGVALHSYNKLSHQLIDDIQSVSRSIQDIQDQLDFLAEMVLQNRRGLYLLTAEQGGICLALQEKCCFYVNKSGIVRDRIKKLQEDLVKRRRELFESPLWSGFNGMLPYLLPLLGPCIGFLCLISLGPIILNKLLAFVKEHIDTVKLMVLSQPYTLLPSDEESRV; this is encoded by the coding sequence ATGCCACCAACCGTAGGAAAGGATAAGTCGTACCCCAGGGAGTGCGaaaccatttatgatcaaatgcATTCCACTTGCTATCAGGAATTACAAGAATGCATTAAGGGCAATCTGACAGTATATACTGCAATTCTAAttagaaacagagaaggaaaagcacCAGATATTGGGACAAACCACTATATGCAAGCCTCATGTAGAGGTACAGCGGGAAAACCAGTGTGCTGGACCAGGGAGCTACCGCTGCATATCTCAGATGGGGGTGGGCCTCAAGATGCAGTACGAGAGTTTCGAGTCCAGAAGAAATTAGAGCAAATACTTGAGAACATGTTCCCTAGAATAGACTATCACCCTCTAACATTGCCTAAGGGCCGGGAGGTTGATTTGGATACCCAAACCTCTGAGATATTGTTAGCTACCTATAAGGCTCTAAACCTTACCAACCCAATTCTGGCTGCTGACTGTTGGCTTTGTATGACTCTAGGCACATCAATACCTATTGCAATCCCCTCCGCAGTTAATGAATCTGCACTTGCTCTTGTCTTAGGAAATAGAAACTGCAGTGGCAACATTCCTTTTAGAGTTCAACCCCTAGAGTTTTTCAATGTTTCCTGTGTAATCAGTTACCCACAAAATAATAGTTTAGACATAGATTTTGGATTGGCAGATTTTGCTAATTGCAGCCGGTACATCAACTCCAGTTCACCCTTATGTGCAGATACGGGGAAGGTATGGCTATGCGGAGGTAATTTAGCTTTCTCCTATTTACCTGTGAATTGGACCGGGGTTTGCGTACTAGCAACTTTAATGCCAGATATAGACATCATCCCTGGTGATGAACCCGTCCCTGTTCCCACTTTAGATTACATTAGTGGACGGCTCAAGAGAGCGGTTACGTTAATCCCCCTGTTAGTTGGTCTAGGAGTAACTGGAGCAATAGCATCTGGAATGGCTGGACTAGGGGTGGCCCTTCACTCCTATAATAAATTATCACACCAGTTGATTGACGACATCCAATCTGTGTCTCGGTCCATCCAAGACATACAAGATCAATTAGATTTCTTAGCTGAAATGGTCCTACAGAATAGGAGAGGTCTATATTTActaactgcagagcaagggggAATTTGTCTGGCATTACAGGAGAAATGCTGTTTTTATGTTAACAAATCTGGAATAGTCAGGGATAGAATAAAGAAACTACAGGAGGACTtagtaaaaagaagaagagaactcTTCGAAAGCCCTTTGTGGAGTGGCTTTAATGGAATGTTGCCATACCTACTTCCCCTCTTGGGTCCGTGTATTGGCTTCCTGTGTCTTATATCCTTGGGccctataattttaaataaactactCGCTTTCGTTAAAGAGCATATAGACACTGTTAAGTTAATGGTCCTGTCTCAACCCtacaccctccttccctctgatgaagaatcaagggtttga